One window from the genome of Streptomyces cadmiisoli encodes:
- a CDS encoding IS1182 family transposase encodes MQGEWAGELVGPDVWETCRELIPAGSVFAFLAEHREALFPPSMFADMYPSSNGRPSLPPQVLAATVVLQSLQGLSDFETVQELRCDLRWKAACGLGLYDMAFDPSLLTYFRRRLRHSADPMRIFTKVKEVVAATGVLKGRQRRALDSTVLDDAVATQDTVTQIISAIRRVIREVPGAEEVAAGHCRAHDYTDPGKPRIAWDDESARAALADALVTDALNLLGRLPEQNLGEKAANAVGLLALVAGQDVEPAEDSDGRDGRWRIAKRTVADRAVSTVDPDTRHIHKNRTRHQDGFKGHASFEPETGLFTAVALTSGYGPDNHEAAVACELLEGEDGELTVLGDSAYGTGDLRAQLQADGHTLVIKPPPLRQAVPGGYTIDDFRIDQAAGTATCPAGHTANLGQIKAGSARTAQFKRACTGCPLRERCTTSKTGRTLNVHPHYELLAAARSQAATDVGWQDEYRRWRPPVERAIAWLVAKGNRRVPYRGVIANNIWLHHRAAALNLRRLITLGLTRTNTTWHLAPATA; translated from the coding sequence ATGCAGGGGGAATGGGCTGGGGAGTTGGTCGGGCCGGATGTGTGGGAGACCTGCCGGGAGTTGATCCCGGCCGGGAGTGTGTTCGCGTTCCTGGCCGAACATCGCGAGGCGCTGTTCCCGCCGTCGATGTTCGCGGACATGTATCCCTCGTCCAACGGGCGGCCGAGTCTGCCGCCGCAGGTGCTGGCCGCGACGGTGGTGTTGCAGAGCCTGCAGGGGCTGTCGGATTTCGAGACGGTCCAGGAACTGCGGTGTGACCTGCGGTGGAAGGCCGCTTGCGGGCTCGGGCTGTACGACATGGCGTTCGATCCGTCGCTGCTGACGTACTTCCGGCGTCGGCTGCGTCATTCGGCCGATCCGATGCGGATCTTCACCAAGGTCAAAGAGGTCGTGGCCGCGACCGGTGTGCTCAAGGGCAGGCAGCGGCGGGCGCTGGACTCCACCGTGCTCGATGACGCGGTGGCCACCCAGGACACCGTCACCCAGATCATCTCCGCGATCCGCCGGGTGATCCGCGAGGTTCCCGGCGCGGAGGAGGTGGCCGCGGGGCACTGCCGGGCGCACGACTACACCGACCCGGGCAAGCCGAGGATCGCCTGGGACGACGAGTCGGCCCGCGCCGCGCTGGCCGACGCGCTGGTCACCGACGCCCTCAACCTGCTCGGGCGCCTGCCCGAGCAGAACCTGGGCGAGAAGGCGGCGAACGCGGTCGGCCTGCTGGCCCTGGTCGCCGGCCAGGACGTGGAACCCGCCGAGGACTCCGACGGGCGCGATGGCCGCTGGCGTATCGCGAAGCGCACGGTGGCGGACCGGGCGGTGTCCACCGTCGACCCCGACACACGGCACATCCACAAGAACCGCACCCGTCACCAGGACGGCTTTAAAGGGCATGCGTCTTTCGAGCCGGAGACCGGCCTGTTCACGGCCGTCGCCCTGACCAGCGGCTACGGTCCCGACAATCACGAGGCCGCCGTCGCCTGCGAACTTCTGGAGGGGGAGGACGGCGAGTTAACCGTGCTCGGCGACTCTGCCTACGGCACCGGGGACCTGCGCGCACAACTGCAGGCCGACGGCCACACCCTGGTGATCAAGCCGCCACCGCTGCGGCAGGCCGTCCCCGGTGGCTACACCATCGATGATTTCCGTATCGACCAGGCCGCCGGCACCGCAACCTGCCCGGCCGGACACACCGCCAACCTCGGCCAGATCAAGGCAGGCAGCGCCCGCACCGCCCAGTTCAAGCGCGCATGCACCGGCTGTCCCCTGCGAGAGCGCTGCACCACCTCCAAGACCGGACGCACCCTCAACGTCCACCCCCACTACGAGCTGCTGGCCGCCGCCCGGTCACAGGCCGCCACCGACGTCGGCTGGCAGGACGAATACCGCCGATGGCGGCCACCTGTCGAACGCGCCATCGCCTGGCTCGTCGCCAAGGGCAACCGCCGGGTTCCCTACCGAGGCGTCATCGCCAACAACATCTGGCTCCACCACCGCGCCGCCGCTCTCAACCTCCGCCGACTGATCACCCTCGGACTCACCCGCACCAACACCACCTGGCACCTCGCCCCTGCCACCGCATAG
- a CDS encoding AAA family ATPase, whose amino-acid sequence MTTSFAAPRADGVPAPLAAADALNARLRDTRTEAGGNPQLEALALAVTANQPVLLWGEPGIGKSAGMQQLADALGVQLETVVASVHEPSDFAGLPIVGDDPATTGVPMAPPDWAVRLARRGHGLLFFDELSSAPPAVQAALLRVVLERRVGSLTLPESVRIVAAANPPSSAADGWHLSAPLANRFVHLDWTHDPRTVARGMAGIWPQTALSTVDPARVSSAIARARGVISGFLTARPGLVHHMPKEAEGRGRAWPSPRSWEAALRLLVTGYASGAGQQATAAAVIGAVGEAAGIELLSYLENLDLPDPDRVLADPSAFALPDRGDRQLAFLIAVVAAVQSEPTRSRWEAGWEVLAKAVDAGVPDVAARAARDLAVMREPDWPIPAGIDAFLELLQLAGALPGAR is encoded by the coding sequence ATGACGACCAGTTTCGCCGCGCCCCGCGCCGACGGCGTTCCCGCGCCGCTCGCCGCCGCTGACGCGCTCAACGCCCGACTGCGTGACACCCGCACCGAGGCCGGCGGCAATCCGCAACTGGAAGCCCTTGCCCTGGCCGTGACGGCGAACCAACCCGTCCTGCTGTGGGGTGAGCCCGGCATCGGTAAGTCCGCCGGCATGCAGCAGCTCGCCGACGCGCTCGGCGTTCAGCTGGAGACCGTCGTGGCCAGCGTGCACGAACCCTCCGACTTCGCCGGCCTGCCGATCGTCGGCGACGACCCGGCCACGACCGGCGTACCGATGGCCCCTCCGGACTGGGCCGTCCGGCTTGCCCGTCGCGGCCACGGTTTGCTGTTCTTCGACGAGCTGTCCTCGGCGCCGCCCGCCGTGCAGGCCGCTCTGCTGCGAGTGGTCCTCGAACGCCGTGTCGGCAGCCTCACTCTTCCCGAGTCGGTGCGGATCGTCGCCGCCGCCAACCCGCCCTCCAGCGCCGCCGACGGCTGGCACCTCAGTGCGCCGCTCGCCAACCGTTTCGTGCACCTCGACTGGACTCACGATCCGCGCACCGTCGCACGCGGCATGGCCGGCATCTGGCCCCAGACCGCTCTGTCGACCGTCGACCCCGCCCGTGTCTCCAGCGCGATCGCTCGCGCCCGAGGGGTCATCTCCGGCTTCCTCACCGCCCGCCCGGGCCTGGTCCACCACATGCCGAAGGAGGCCGAGGGACGCGGCCGCGCCTGGCCGTCCCCCCGCTCCTGGGAGGCGGCGCTGCGGCTGCTCGTCACCGGTTACGCGTCCGGCGCCGGGCAGCAGGCGACTGCGGCCGCCGTCATCGGCGCCGTGGGCGAGGCCGCCGGCATCGAGTTGCTGTCCTACCTGGAGAACCTCGACCTGCCCGACCCCGACCGCGTGCTCGCCGACCCGTCCGCTTTCGCGCTGCCAGACCGCGGCGACCGTCAGTTGGCCTTCCTCATCGCCGTCGTCGCCGCCGTACAGAGCGAACCCACCCGCTCGCGCTGGGAGGCCGGCTGGGAGGTCCTCGCCAAGGCCGTCGACGCCGGGGTCCCCGACGTCGCCGCCCGCGCCGCCCGCGACCTCGCCGTGATGCGCGAGCCGGACTGGCCCATCCCGGCGGGCATCGACGCCTTCCTGGAACTCCTCCAACTCGCGGGCGCCCTGCCCGGCGCACGTTGA
- a CDS encoding vWA domain-containing protein — MPATPATTGGELAPELDRAKLLAARYKAAEARPYLASALYALTIVPTSQVRTMAVDRHWRCYVAPAFVAATAIEELAGVWIHEAAHLLRDHHGRAEYLSATDQRDRLRINIAQDCEINDDLLTDGLRLPEGRMEPGLFGLPDGGLFEEYLPGIPASSPHRLDCGSGAHGVPAPWDLGQGGSDSTSGLSPVEAEALRRHTAEAVRAHHRSRGSVPAGWRRWAEQTLEPVVDWRKALTGAVREAAWAGGAVDYTYRRPSRRTPVLGGRVVLPSLRRPLPRVAVVVDTSGSMGDDDLAAALAEISGVLREVGIGGNRVAVLACDADVQAVARVTAVDQVELAGGGGTDMTVGIRAALAAPEPPQIVVVLTDGHTPWPDEPVRCRLIVALIGPDAPQPPAWAETVRITPA, encoded by the coding sequence GTGCCCGCCACTCCCGCGACCACCGGCGGCGAACTCGCACCGGAACTGGACCGAGCCAAGCTCCTTGCCGCGCGCTACAAGGCAGCCGAGGCACGCCCGTACCTCGCCTCCGCCCTCTACGCCCTGACGATCGTGCCCACCAGCCAGGTACGCACCATGGCCGTCGACCGGCACTGGCGGTGCTACGTCGCACCCGCCTTCGTGGCGGCCACCGCGATCGAGGAACTGGCCGGCGTGTGGATCCACGAGGCGGCCCACCTGCTGCGTGACCACCACGGCCGGGCGGAGTACCTGTCGGCGACCGACCAGCGGGACCGGCTGCGAATCAACATCGCCCAGGACTGCGAGATCAACGACGACTTGCTCACCGACGGACTGCGCCTACCCGAAGGCCGCATGGAACCGGGCCTGTTCGGTCTGCCGGACGGCGGACTCTTCGAGGAGTACCTGCCCGGCATCCCCGCGTCTTCGCCGCACAGGCTCGACTGCGGTTCCGGCGCGCACGGCGTTCCGGCACCCTGGGACCTCGGACAGGGCGGCTCCGACAGCACCAGCGGTCTCAGCCCGGTCGAGGCCGAAGCCCTGCGCCGCCACACCGCCGAGGCGGTGCGCGCTCACCACCGCTCCCGCGGCTCGGTCCCGGCCGGCTGGCGCCGCTGGGCCGAACAGACCCTCGAGCCTGTCGTCGACTGGCGCAAGGCGCTCACCGGCGCCGTCCGCGAGGCCGCCTGGGCGGGCGGCGCCGTCGACTACACCTACCGGCGCCCCTCGCGCCGTACCCCCGTTCTCGGCGGCCGGGTTGTACTGCCCAGCCTGCGCCGGCCGCTGCCCCGGGTGGCCGTCGTCGTCGACACGTCCGGCTCCATGGGCGACGACGACCTCGCCGCAGCCCTCGCTGAGATCTCCGGCGTGCTGCGCGAGGTCGGTATCGGCGGCAACCGGGTTGCCGTCCTCGCCTGCGACGCCGATGTCCAGGCCGTCGCCAGGGTCACCGCCGTCGATCAGGTCGAACTCGCCGGAGGCGGCGGCACCGACATGACCGTGGGCATCCGGGCCGCGCTCGCCGCCCCCGAGCCCCCGCAGATCGTCGTCGTCCTCACCGACGGCCACACCCCCTGGCCCGACGAGCCCGTCAGGTGCCGCCTCATCGTCGCCCTGATCGGACCGGACGCGCCGCAGCCCCCGGCCTGGGCGGAGACCGTGCGGATCACACCGGCCTGA
- a CDS encoding GNAT family N-acetyltransferase, translated as MIASTVTDLEPQLANFREYWLGWGQEASADDSLTYYRSGVANGQLNGVLRLQKSHEIDISVARAKSCLAGMPWLWWVGPDSERSVADKLIAQGAERIGTVPIMAVPLDRVAEVAGPPDLKIETVESSDSLVEWVRTYCPSFGIEPELLDLAVRVEAGRSDSSRVVRFIARIGQEAVGTALMREAHGVAGIYVVSTAASHRRQGIGALLTSAALDAGRQRGLRIGSLQSSQLGAPVYARMGFEKVSEYQLLHIS; from the coding sequence ATGATTGCGTCAACGGTTACCGACCTTGAGCCCCAGCTTGCCAACTTTCGAGAGTACTGGCTGGGCTGGGGGCAGGAAGCCAGCGCCGATGATAGCCTCACCTATTACCGTAGCGGCGTCGCAAATGGCCAACTCAACGGAGTTCTTCGACTGCAGAAGAGTCACGAAATAGATATATCTGTCGCTCGGGCAAAGAGTTGCCTGGCTGGCATGCCGTGGCTGTGGTGGGTAGGGCCGGACAGTGAGCGTTCCGTCGCCGACAAGCTTATTGCACAGGGCGCCGAAAGAATCGGCACAGTGCCGATCATGGCTGTTCCACTGGATCGAGTCGCCGAGGTTGCAGGACCGCCGGACCTGAAGATCGAGACCGTGGAGAGCTCTGATTCTCTCGTTGAATGGGTTCGAACATACTGTCCGTCATTCGGCATCGAGCCAGAACTGCTGGACCTTGCTGTGCGGGTTGAAGCGGGCCGATCAGATTCTTCTCGAGTGGTTCGTTTCATTGCCCGTATCGGTCAGGAAGCCGTAGGGACCGCGCTTATGAGGGAAGCTCACGGAGTGGCCGGGATCTACGTGGTGTCGACGGCGGCATCCCACCGCCGCCAGGGTATCGGTGCACTGCTTACCTCCGCGGCCTTGGATGCGGGGCGGCAGAGAGGGCTGCGTATCGGCTCTCTTCAATCCAGCCAACTGGGCGCACCCGTCTACGCGCGCATGGGGTTTGAAAAGGTGTCCGAGTACCAGCTTCTTCACATTTCTTGA
- a CDS encoding aminoglycoside phosphotransferase family protein: MVAERTANTRPRIDEALVRRLIDTQFPQWAGLALKLLDPAGSDHVIYRLGDELSVRLPRHAGAIGQARKEFQWLPRLAPHLPLAIPVPVGVGDPDFGYPWPWAVFRWLDGEVATVDALGNSSRAAVELAQFLAALQRFAPGDMTADNTREDLTGRPLSVRDRATRDAIAEVDGVFDTTTMTELWNAALSTPGWDRSPVWFHGDFHTGNLLTSDGRLSAVIDFGGLGMGDPACDLMIAFTLMSAKSRAVFRDALGVDDATWMRGRGWALATGLNAYTTYAAVNPRVAAQTTRQITQAIIG, encoded by the coding sequence TTGGTAGCTGAGAGAACCGCAAACACACGCCCCCGGATCGACGAGGCACTGGTCAGACGCTTGATCGACACGCAGTTCCCGCAGTGGGCAGGGCTGGCCCTGAAGCTGCTCGACCCCGCTGGATCCGACCATGTGATCTACCGGTTGGGCGACGAGTTGTCCGTCCGGCTGCCCCGCCATGCCGGAGCCATCGGGCAAGCCAGGAAGGAATTCCAGTGGCTGCCCCGACTCGCCCCGCACCTTCCCCTGGCCATCCCGGTACCAGTAGGGGTGGGCGACCCCGACTTCGGATATCCGTGGCCGTGGGCGGTGTTCCGCTGGCTGGACGGCGAGGTGGCCACCGTCGACGCACTGGGCAACTCCTCCAGGGCCGCAGTTGAACTGGCTCAGTTCCTGGCCGCCCTGCAGCGGTTCGCACCCGGGGACATGACCGCCGATAACACCAGGGAAGACCTCACCGGCCGCCCGTTGTCCGTCCGGGACCGCGCGACGCGGGACGCCATCGCCGAGGTCGACGGCGTGTTCGACACGACAACGATGACGGAACTGTGGAACGCGGCACTGAGCACGCCTGGATGGGACCGCTCTCCGGTGTGGTTTCACGGCGACTTCCACACCGGAAACCTGCTGACCTCCGACGGCCGCCTCAGCGCCGTCATCGACTTCGGCGGGCTCGGCATGGGCGACCCTGCCTGCGACCTGATGATCGCCTTCACCTTGATGTCGGCAAAAAGCCGAGCCGTCTTCCGAGATGCGCTCGGCGTGGACGACGCCACCTGGATGCGGGGCCGCGGCTGGGCCCTGGCCACCGGCCTGAACGCCTACACCACCTACGCCGCCGTCAACCCCCGGGTCGCCGCCCAGACGACCCGGCAGATCACCCAAGCCATCATCGGCTAG
- a CDS encoding formylglycine-generating enzyme family protein, with protein sequence MGLSDAELDAVRAIERADGADDDLEAFFAGAVRARPVREVRVEPFLIARHPLTVTQVRHWLPEYEDGFADSASSTARFETDLDGLLGTLPFRLPSEAEWEYAARAGTTTLTFHGDERPDEDQVLDDFADEERTAAAENAFGLAAMGSANEICADEWIPHFMDAPVDARPRTGDGPRVVRGGAGDLYPWQGCDEWLLLLSATRYEFQDFTAVRPVAPVPTGQGHAEHTANGPDQASTL encoded by the coding sequence ATGGGCTTGTCCGACGCGGAACTGGACGCAGTTCGTGCCATCGAGCGGGCCGACGGCGCTGATGACGACCTCGAAGCGTTCTTTGCCGGGGCTGTTCGGGCCCGGCCGGTGCGAGAAGTACGGGTCGAGCCGTTCCTGATCGCCCGGCATCCGCTGACGGTGACGCAAGTACGGCACTGGCTGCCCGAGTACGAGGATGGTTTCGCCGACTCGGCTTCGAGCACGGCCCGGTTCGAGACTGACTTGGATGGCCTGCTTGGGACGTTGCCGTTCCGGCTGCCCAGCGAGGCGGAGTGGGAGTATGCGGCCCGGGCAGGTACGACAACCCTGACCTTCCACGGGGATGAGAGGCCGGACGAGGACCAGGTGCTGGACGACTTTGCCGACGAGGAGCGCACTGCCGCGGCTGAGAACGCCTTCGGGCTGGCGGCGATGGGGTCGGCAAACGAAATCTGTGCTGACGAGTGGATCCCGCATTTCATGGACGCGCCGGTGGACGCACGCCCGCGCACCGGGGACGGACCGCGGGTGGTGCGCGGAGGGGCCGGCGACCTGTATCCGTGGCAGGGCTGCGACGAGTGGCTGCTGTTGCTCTCCGCCACCCGCTACGAGTTCCAGGACTTCACCGCCGTCCGCCCGGTTGCACCTGTGCCAACCGGGCAGGGGCATGCAGAGCACACGGCCAATGGACCGGACCAGGCCAGTACGTTGTGA
- a CDS encoding ATP-binding protein encodes MALNWCFPGIRLAWNSLLNTIGGDMVSEGFTGYDASHIQVLEGLDAFRKRPGMCIGSTSERGLRQMVFEVADLAVNELLAGHATSVDITLTSDGGVCVTNDGLGLPIDEAEGAGGPGLEALLTHMRPWSALHRRHEVPLSFCGVGPVVVNALSRRMTAEVRREGVRWVQEYERGEAVIPLSEAGPATGSGTTIAFWPDADIFGTAECSFEGLAERFRELAFLNQGLDVSLTDRRRPGESRSARFRFPGGVRDFVVHLDGDRVTPTLMDTVAVEREDPRMAGVMEVAFRWCGSREERVRSFANSRPTDEGTHTAGFRDGVAAAVTAYAREHGLLTASDPDLGADRIGQGLTAVVSVKLDRPEFQGSTSGVLGNSEVRDCVGQAVPQYLGGWLKKHPEQAAAVINQVVQDARRD; translated from the coding sequence ATGGCTCTGAACTGGTGTTTTCCAGGGATTCGCCTAGCCTGGAACTCTCTGCTGAACACCATCGGAGGGGACATGGTGAGCGAGGGATTCACCGGGTACGACGCCAGCCACATCCAAGTACTGGAGGGGCTGGATGCCTTTCGAAAGCGGCCCGGGATGTGCATCGGCTCGACCAGTGAACGCGGCTTGCGCCAGATGGTGTTCGAGGTCGCGGACCTGGCGGTGAACGAGCTCCTGGCCGGCCATGCCACTTCTGTTGACATCACCCTCACATCCGACGGCGGGGTGTGTGTCACCAATGACGGGCTGGGCCTGCCCATCGACGAGGCGGAGGGCGCCGGCGGTCCCGGGCTCGAAGCCTTGCTGACCCATATGCGCCCCTGGTCGGCACTCCACAGACGCCACGAAGTGCCGCTCAGCTTCTGTGGTGTGGGGCCTGTCGTCGTCAATGCTCTGTCGCGGCGGATGACGGCAGAGGTGCGGCGCGAGGGAGTCCGCTGGGTCCAGGAGTACGAGCGCGGCGAGGCCGTCATCCCTCTCAGTGAGGCGGGGCCAGCGACCGGGAGCGGTACAACCATTGCCTTCTGGCCCGACGCCGACATCTTCGGAACCGCGGAGTGCTCGTTCGAGGGACTGGCGGAGCGCTTCAGAGAATTGGCCTTCCTGAACCAGGGCTTGGACGTTTCGCTGACCGACCGGCGCCGCCCGGGTGAGTCCCGTTCGGCGCGGTTCCGATTCCCGGGCGGGGTGCGGGACTTCGTCGTCCATCTCGACGGCGACAGGGTGACGCCCACCCTGATGGACACCGTCGCCGTCGAGCGCGAGGACCCGCGGATGGCTGGGGTGATGGAGGTCGCCTTCCGTTGGTGTGGCTCCCGCGAGGAGCGGGTCCGGAGCTTCGCCAACAGCCGGCCTACCGACGAGGGGACGCACACGGCGGGCTTCCGAGACGGGGTGGCGGCCGCAGTCACGGCTTACGCTCGGGAGCACGGGCTGCTGACAGCATCAGACCCCGACCTTGGCGCCGATCGGATCGGCCAGGGCCTCACAGCGGTCGTCTCGGTGAAACTGGACCGTCCCGAGTTCCAGGGCTCCACGAGCGGTGTGCTGGGCAACTCCGAAGTACGCGACTGCGTCGGCCAGGCCGTCCCGCAATACCTTGGCGGGTGGCTGAAGAAACACCCGGAGCAGGCCGCAGCCGTCATCAACCAGGTCGTCCAGGATGCCCGCCGGGACTGA
- a CDS encoding ankyrin repeat domain-containing protein, with protein MSRHTTPLPAALSPVDASSWARVRRFAVPGWMIESATEARLAGDWRAACAAAAVDVPDDLDPERVADRHGPEVAAQLTDDLRYFAPDLLRWHLPRTLGGHTTHAACRRIVLALYGTAGPVLSVTNLPMLKGPQRLRLHLGPARPAGTTDKLHGVSYGTEDWTCARRFWDARRAGELRLSAGPAATGRLPFVRPDGTPLTPDELPDTDPGSADPAARAEWIAVLQARGAHVEAYAAAGLELDLTPPPRERHSFRDLDVAELVTYGAVDLARLAPELRLLWNAGRGTTFRVPVHWRAHLWATLDVTNADEPAVRIVGRERRREEGTTILPSYAWQRLPDIGLLRAGRIRPEDLHPLVTAALFPEAAPATGPAGPQAADPVRVRCGGVWHEVVSRNGILDIPHTREEQQRERALHTFGGTISGCFATQLAWTTGEGRLPRALQAQRRELFMYVQHGDVPAVMGLLDAGWDPHVRDGNGRSLLHLLHLLDHRELLPRLLAAGVDLEGQDKKYCTPLQNAVAHGGSAALVRDLLDAGARIDVVDEMELSLAQVIRRYRRTDLMFLRRRVQKEHPGIGSEWFEEYQDERERDEEPGWDEEPGWEEVPEPDPVDGPYPSQEADPFGESDPFDPPHPSGPAADPTGPEAHDEDTPA; from the coding sequence ATGAGCCGGCACACGACACCGCTGCCCGCAGCACTCTCGCCCGTCGACGCCTCCTCCTGGGCTCGTGTCCGCCGCTTCGCCGTGCCAGGCTGGATGATCGAGTCTGCCACCGAGGCCAGGCTGGCTGGCGACTGGCGGGCAGCCTGTGCCGCGGCCGCCGTCGACGTCCCGGACGATCTCGACCCCGAGCGCGTGGCCGACCGCCACGGCCCCGAAGTGGCCGCCCAACTGACCGACGACTTGCGCTACTTCGCACCCGATCTGCTGCGCTGGCATCTGCCGCGCACCCTCGGCGGCCACACCACCCACGCCGCCTGCCGTCGCATCGTCCTCGCTCTCTACGGCACCGCCGGACCCGTCCTGTCCGTGACGAACCTGCCGATGCTCAAGGGGCCGCAGCGACTGCGCCTGCACCTCGGTCCCGCCCGCCCGGCCGGCACGACCGACAAGCTCCACGGCGTGTCGTACGGCACGGAGGACTGGACGTGCGCCCGCCGCTTCTGGGACGCTCGGCGCGCAGGCGAATTGCGCCTCAGCGCCGGTCCCGCCGCCACCGGCCGCCTGCCGTTCGTGCGTCCGGACGGCACCCCGCTCACCCCGGACGAACTGCCCGACACGGACCCGGGGAGCGCCGACCCGGCCGCTCGCGCCGAATGGATCGCCGTGCTGCAGGCCCGCGGTGCGCACGTCGAGGCGTATGCCGCTGCCGGACTCGAACTCGACCTCACGCCCCCGCCCCGGGAGCGACACTCCTTCCGGGACCTCGACGTCGCCGAGCTCGTCACGTACGGCGCCGTGGACCTCGCCCGTCTCGCGCCCGAACTCCGCCTGCTGTGGAACGCCGGACGCGGTACGACCTTCCGCGTACCCGTGCACTGGCGTGCCCACCTCTGGGCCACCCTGGACGTCACGAACGCCGACGAGCCGGCCGTACGGATCGTGGGCCGCGAGCGTCGCCGGGAAGAGGGCACCACGATCCTGCCGTCGTACGCCTGGCAGCGCCTCCCCGACATCGGCCTGTTGCGCGCGGGACGGATCAGGCCCGAGGACCTGCACCCGCTGGTGACCGCCGCGCTTTTCCCTGAGGCGGCTCCCGCCACCGGCCCGGCCGGCCCGCAGGCGGCCGACCCGGTGCGGGTCCGCTGCGGCGGCGTCTGGCACGAGGTCGTCTCCAGGAACGGAATCCTCGACATCCCGCACACGCGGGAGGAGCAGCAGCGTGAACGGGCCCTGCACACCTTCGGCGGTACGATCTCCGGCTGCTTCGCCACCCAGCTCGCGTGGACGACGGGCGAGGGGCGGCTGCCACGGGCGCTGCAGGCCCAGCGGCGCGAGCTGTTCATGTACGTCCAGCACGGCGACGTGCCGGCGGTCATGGGCCTCCTCGACGCCGGCTGGGACCCGCATGTCAGAGACGGCAACGGGCGCAGCCTCCTGCACCTCCTGCACCTGCTCGACCACCGGGAGCTCCTGCCGCGGCTGCTCGCCGCCGGGGTCGACCTGGAGGGGCAGGACAAGAAGTACTGCACACCCCTGCAGAACGCAGTCGCTCACGGCGGTTCGGCCGCACTGGTACGGGACCTCCTCGACGCGGGCGCCCGCATCGACGTCGTCGACGAGATGGAGCTCTCGCTCGCCCAGGTGATCCGCCGCTACCGGCGGACCGACCTGATGTTCCTGCGCCGCCGCGTGCAGAAGGAGCATCCGGGCATCGGCTCCGAGTGGTTCGAGGAGTACCAGGACGAGCGGGAAAGGGACGAGGAGCCGGGCTGGGACGAGGAGCCGGGCTGGGAAGAGGTGCCGGAGCCGGATCCGGTTGACGGACCGTACCCCTCCCAGGAAGCCGACCCGTTCGGCGAGAGCGACCCCTTCGACCCGCCGCACCCCTCCGGTCCGGCCGCTGACCCTACCGGCCCCGAGGCCCACGACGAGGACACTCCCGCATGA
- a CDS encoding gala protein: MAQLTTPVRCPAIEHPDLPLADPARLVPLLDRLADERSVTGDETFPLGTLRADGRVDLCKQGLGFDGAARLVPAALASPHSTHLLLGTNSLGDEGVRSLAEAFAEAGRAGSGHGVRTLYLGCNRIGPAGVTALAEALADDNTVRALWLKRNPVGETGARTLAGLLRRNTTLRTLDLVNSGIGAEGVRVLLETLLDREAPLERLFLGGNGLTAAEAPLLAALVRDAGVRELYVPANHLGDAGIAVLAAALDADRPVRLGLGGNGVGPSGARALADALDGIDTLDLGRPMSERSLGAPGNTTGDGGAHALATALPGSPLRRLELRHTGITGRGAKTLLSALDGGHRLEYVGLGPGLPRRIKRSFFEQLHPARLTHPDLRAIGSLYR, translated from the coding sequence ATGGCCCAGTTGACAACGCCCGTACGCTGCCCGGCGATCGAGCACCCCGATCTGCCCTTGGCTGATCCCGCGCGACTCGTGCCCTTGCTGGACCGCCTCGCGGACGAACGCTCGGTCACCGGTGACGAGACCTTCCCGCTCGGCACCCTGCGCGCCGACGGCCGCGTCGACCTGTGCAAGCAGGGACTCGGCTTTGACGGCGCTGCCCGCCTCGTACCCGCGGCTCTTGCTTCCCCGCACTCCACGCATCTGCTGCTCGGCACCAACTCCCTCGGAGACGAGGGCGTGCGCTCCCTTGCCGAGGCTTTCGCCGAGGCGGGCCGCGCCGGTTCCGGTCACGGGGTGCGCACCCTGTATCTCGGCTGCAATCGCATCGGCCCGGCCGGTGTGACCGCCCTCGCCGAGGCACTCGCCGATGACAACACCGTCCGGGCTCTGTGGCTCAAGCGGAACCCCGTCGGCGAAACCGGTGCCCGCACCCTCGCCGGACTACTGCGGCGCAACACCACGCTGCGCACCCTCGACCTGGTCAACTCCGGTATCGGAGCCGAGGGAGTGCGTGTCCTGCTCGAGACGCTCCTGGACCGCGAGGCCCCGCTCGAACGCCTCTTCCTCGGCGGCAACGGCCTCACCGCAGCCGAAGCGCCGCTGCTCGCCGCGCTCGTCCGCGACGCCGGAGTGCGTGAGCTCTACGTCCCGGCCAACCACCTCGGCGACGCGGGCATCGCGGTCCTGGCGGCCGCGCTCGATGCCGACCGCCCCGTCCGGTTGGGCCTCGGCGGCAATGGAGTCGGCCCTTCCGGCGCACGAGCCCTCGCGGACGCACTCGACGGCATCGACACCCTTGATCTCGGACGTCCCATGTCCGAACGCAGCCTCGGCGCCCCGGGCAACACCACCGGCGACGGCGGCGCCCACGCGCTCGCTACAGCCCTCCCCGGCAGCCCCCTGCGGCGCCTCGAACTGCGCCACACCGGCATTACCGGCCGCGGCGCGAAGACGTTGTTGTCCGCCCTGGACGGCGGACATCGCCTCGAATACGTGGGCCTCGGTCCAGGGCTGCCGCGACGGATCAAGCGGTCGTTCTTCGAACAGCTTCACCCGGCCCGCCTTACACACCCCGACCTGCGCGCGATCGGCAGCCTCTACCGATGA